From a single Carassius carassius chromosome 8, fCarCar2.1, whole genome shotgun sequence genomic region:
- the LOC132144774 gene encoding C-type lectin domain family 4 member F-like isoform X1, whose amino-acid sequence MTDIYANRDFVRLKYNKQPTSVDEADRCTYGNSDDLDLDPKTKDIAGASQYASEHTFSSRKEKDPSCKAVLLAVLSVSLLVALCVLGILYSQLLRSSDLLKEQNRNAAADFEIQEQIPTDSTFERRKYYYFSSEKLNWMESRDYCTRTGGQLVTITGKEDQYNLASKLKEPHWIGLHDLYTEGHWMWVDNTTLSGEMFWHKRTAGLSEPDNWTQEDSDGEDCACLEMKSEWFDAPCSKLKKFICEK is encoded by the exons ATGACAGACATCTATGCAAATCGTGACTTCGTAAGGCTAAAATATAACAAACAGCCAACCTCAGTTG ATGAAGCAGACCGGTGCACTTATGGAAACAGTGATGACCTGGACTTGGATCCAAAGACAAAAGACATTGCAGGTGCCTCTCAAT ATGCATctgaacacacattttcatctaGGAAAGAGAAAGACCCGTCCTGTAAGGCAGTTCTTCTGGCTGTCCTTAGTGTCTCTCTGCTCGTGGCTCTGTGTGTTCTGGGAATTCTCT ATTCCCAACTACTGAGGTCATCTGATTTGTTAAAAGAGCAGAACAGAAATGCTGCAGCCGACTTTGAAATACAGGAGCAGATTCCCACAG acagcacatttgaaagaagaaagtaCTACTATTTCTCTTCAGAAAAACTCAACTGGATGGAAAGTCGAGATTACTGTACAAGAACTGGAGGTCAGCTGGTCACAATAACAGGCAAAGAGGATCAG TATAATTTGGCCTCAAAGCTGAAAGAGCCACATTGGATTGGACTACATGATTTGTACACTGAAGGACACTGGATGTGGGTGGACAACACAACTCTCTCAGGAGAAAT GTTCTGGCATAAAAGGACAGCTGGTCTATCTGAACCTGATAACTGGACACAGGAGGACTCAGATGGAGAAGACTGTGCTTGTCTGGAAATGAAGAGTGAATGGTTTGATGCTCCATGCTCAAAACTAAAAAAGTTCATCTGTGAAAAGTAA
- the LOC132144774 gene encoding C-type lectin domain family 4 member F-like isoform X2, with protein MTDIYANRDFVRLKYNKQPTSVDEADRCTYGNSDDLDLDPKTKDIADASEHTFSSRKEKDPSCKAVLLAVLSVSLLVALCVLGILYSQLLRSSDLLKEQNRNAAADFEIQEQIPTDSTFERRKYYYFSSEKLNWMESRDYCTRTGGQLVTITGKEDQYNLASKLKEPHWIGLHDLYTEGHWMWVDNTTLSGEMFWHKRTAGLSEPDNWTQEDSDGEDCACLEMKSEWFDAPCSKLKKFICEK; from the exons ATGACAGACATCTATGCAAATCGTGACTTCGTAAGGCTAAAATATAACAAACAGCCAACCTCAGTTG ATGAAGCAGACCGGTGCACTTATGGAAACAGTGATGACCTGGACTTGGATCCAAAGACAAAAGACATTGCAG ATGCATctgaacacacattttcatctaGGAAAGAGAAAGACCCGTCCTGTAAGGCAGTTCTTCTGGCTGTCCTTAGTGTCTCTCTGCTCGTGGCTCTGTGTGTTCTGGGAATTCTCT ATTCCCAACTACTGAGGTCATCTGATTTGTTAAAAGAGCAGAACAGAAATGCTGCAGCCGACTTTGAAATACAGGAGCAGATTCCCACAG acagcacatttgaaagaagaaagtaCTACTATTTCTCTTCAGAAAAACTCAACTGGATGGAAAGTCGAGATTACTGTACAAGAACTGGAGGTCAGCTGGTCACAATAACAGGCAAAGAGGATCAG TATAATTTGGCCTCAAAGCTGAAAGAGCCACATTGGATTGGACTACATGATTTGTACACTGAAGGACACTGGATGTGGGTGGACAACACAACTCTCTCAGGAGAAAT GTTCTGGCATAAAAGGACAGCTGGTCTATCTGAACCTGATAACTGGACACAGGAGGACTCAGATGGAGAAGACTGTGCTTGTCTGGAAATGAAGAGTGAATGGTTTGATGCTCCATGCTCAAAACTAAAAAAGTTCATCTGTGAAAAGTAA